A window of Vigna unguiculata cultivar IT97K-499-35 chromosome 4, ASM411807v1, whole genome shotgun sequence contains these coding sequences:
- the LOC114180397 gene encoding SKP1-interacting partner 15 — translation MEEEPPIYRLPHDTLHQIFSSLPLRQIILCRSLSKFFLHLLSAPSFLHLLSISHPPLHLHLLALRHRHTPHTSHTSHTSLSLFDPDHNTWLHFPLDFLPFHSPLPVASSHGLLYLWAQPKPKPNANPSQPDTTATKSLIACNPLTRTFRVLPHLGSAWSRHGAVLVDADHRVMVLTELAALYCHRTPKWLKFSSNLPSKPRSPLLINHSAFALCDVGSPWRSQWKLFSCNVAATPSPSWSRLERHEWGDVFDVLKRPRLVRGHGNRILMVGGLKSSFALNAPCSTILVLRLDLDKLEWDEAARMPLEMFRAFRESTKFKVFGGGDRVCFSAKRIGKLALWDRCAAEGEQWRWIDNLPGNGDGLYRGFVFEGRLNAVP, via the coding sequence ATGGAGGAGGAGCCCCCGATCTACCGTCTCCCCCACGACACGCTCCACCAGATCTTCTCCTCCCTCCCCCTCCGCCAAATCATCCTCTGCCGCTCCCTCTCAAAGTTCTTCCTCCACCTCCTCTCCGCCCCCTCCTTCCTCCACCTCCTCTCCATCTCCCACCCTCccctccacctccacctcctCGCCCTCCGCCACCGCCACACCCCTCACACCTCTCACACTTCTCACACCTCTCTTTCCCTCTTCGATCCCGACCATAACACATGGCTCCATTTTCCCCTCGATTTTCTTCCCTTCCATTCACCTCTCCCCGTTGCTTCCTCCCACGGTCTCCTCTACCTCTGGGCCcagcccaagcccaagcccaacgCCAACCCTTCCCAGCCCGACACCACCGCAACCAAATCCCTCATCGCATGTAACCCTCTCACGCGCACCTTCCGCGTCCTCCCCCACCTCGGCTCCGCCTGGTCCCGCCATGGCGCCGTCCTCGTCGACGCCGACCACCGCGTCATGGTCCTAACCGAACTCGCCGCCCTCTACTGCCACCGCACGCCGAAGTGGCTCAAATTCTCCTCAAACCTCCCTTCCAAACCCCGCTCCCCTTTACTCATCAACCACTCCGCTTTCGCTCTCTGCGACGTCGGTTCCCCCTGGCGCAGCCAGTGGAAACTTTTCTCCTGCAACGTCGCCGCAACTCCTTCGCCTTCGTGGTCGCGCCTCGAGCGCCATGAATGGGGAGACGTCTTCGACGTCCTCAAGCGCCCCCGCCTCGTTCGCGGCCACGGCAACCGGATCCTCATGGTCGGCGGCCTCAAGTCCTCGTTCGCCCTCAACGCGCCCTGCTCCACCATCCTTGTCCTCCGTCTCGACCTCGACAAGCTCGAATGGGACGAGGCAGCGCGCATGCCGCTGGAGATGTTCCGCGCCTTCCGTGAATCGACCAAGTTCAAAGTCTTCGGAGGCGGCGACAGGGTTTGCTTCTCCGCCAAGAGGATCGGAAAGCTCGCGCTCTGGGACCGGTGTGCCGCCGAAGGGGAGCAGTGGCGGTGGATCGATAACCTTCCCGGTAATGGCGACGGACTCTACCGCGGGTTTGTGTTTGAAGGGAGGCTCAATGCTGTGCCCTGA